One Desulfovibrio sp. Fe33 DNA segment encodes these proteins:
- a CDS encoding NIL domain-containing protein, whose protein sequence is MTKTKNGFRKIVYLSFPPEVSGRPVVCNLLRKFDLSFNILKADISPRHEGTMTLEVSGREDTFRQGIGYLKENGVRITPVAHKIFRNEDSCIHCGVCTAMCPTDALILDRETLKVVFDVDKCSACGMCTRVCPVKCMTLDMDEFGRS, encoded by the coding sequence ATGACCAAGACCAAGAATGGTTTTAGAAAAATCGTCTATCTCTCGTTTCCGCCGGAGGTGTCCGGCAGACCCGTGGTCTGCAACCTGCTGCGCAAGTTCGACCTGAGCTTCAATATCCTCAAGGCGGACATCAGCCCTCGACACGAAGGTACCATGACCCTTGAGGTATCGGGCCGGGAAGACACCTTCCGCCAAGGCATCGGCTATCTCAAGGAAAACGGCGTGCGCATCACCCCGGTGGCGCACAAGATATTCCGCAACGAAGACTCTTGCATCCACTGCGGCGTCTGTACGGCCATGTGCCCCACCGACGCCCTGATCCTGGACCGCGAGACCTTGAAGGTCGTTTTCGATGTGGACAAATGTTCGGCGTGCGGCATGTGCACCAGGGTCTGCCCGGTCAAGTGCATGACGCTCGACATGGATGAATTCGGCAGGTCCTGA
- a CDS encoding tetratricopeptide repeat protein has translation MTIKKTCIFSLFLAILSLSSLSGCATRTDVEAIQSDRQQDRNRIRQLEAELAESRQQLKEEIELSNNPIREKSADMWAEIQSLRTEIAKMRGEMDNLNIRMDRQVGAADSAVTVDELARRLSEVEFAMENQLQVDLPKIREERNAAMSAALPATTPEANAPLAGQTETKTAEAGAAVGGAAAAAAATEAADKDEPSSQADNDPAKALYDKAYALYKDGNYERARSYWAEFTDTFKGHAFTPSAVFWQGQCYYMLKDYARAVILYEDVIEKYKKSSKYKSALLRSGYSWEHLGKPELAKMRFQEVIQNFPKSVEATQAKRSLDKMK, from the coding sequence ATGACGATCAAAAAGACCTGTATATTCAGCTTGTTTTTGGCGATATTGAGCCTGTCGTCCCTGTCCGGCTGCGCCACCAGGACCGATGTGGAAGCCATACAATCCGACCGGCAGCAGGACCGCAACCGTATTCGCCAGCTCGAAGCCGAACTGGCCGAATCCCGGCAGCAGCTCAAGGAAGAGATAGAGCTGTCCAACAACCCCATCCGCGAAAAATCCGCCGACATGTGGGCTGAAATCCAGTCCCTGCGCACGGAAATAGCCAAGATGCGGGGCGAGATGGACAACCTGAACATCCGTATGGACCGTCAGGTCGGCGCGGCCGACTCCGCCGTGACCGTGGATGAGCTTGCCAGGCGGCTGTCCGAAGTGGAATTCGCCATGGAGAACCAGCTCCAGGTGGACCTCCCCAAAATTCGCGAGGAGCGCAACGCGGCCATGTCCGCAGCCCTTCCCGCCACGACGCCTGAGGCGAATGCCCCCCTGGCGGGCCAGACGGAGACCAAAACCGCCGAAGCCGGTGCGGCCGTGGGCGGCGCCGCTGCGGCTGCTGCCGCCACCGAAGCCGCGGACAAGGACGAACCCTCGTCCCAGGCGGACAACGATCCGGCCAAGGCGCTCTATGACAAGGCATACGCCCTGTACAAGGACGGCAACTATGAGCGCGCCCGCTCCTACTGGGCCGAATTCACCGACACCTTCAAGGGGCACGCCTTCACGCCCAGCGCGGTTTTCTGGCAGGGCCAGTGCTACTACATGCTCAAGGACTACGCCCGGGCGGTCATCCTCTATGAAGACGTCATCGAAAAGTACAAGAAGAGCTCCAAGTACAAATCCGCCCTGCTCCGGTCCGGCTACTCCTGGGAACACCTCGGCAAGCCCGAGCTGGCCAAAATGCGCTTCCAGGAAGTGATCCAGAACTTTCCCAAGTCCGTCGAAGCCACGCAGGCCAAGCGGTCTCTGGATAAAATGAAATAA
- the nadA gene encoding quinolinate synthase NadA produces MENAKETIFQIKDALGDSLAILGHHYQSDDVIDCTDIRGDSLELARKIHGLKAEHVVFCGVFFMAESAAILSRPGQKIHIPDVTASCPMADMAEAGRVRKTLDILEENGRRVVPLTYVNSSAAVKGVVGERGGSVCTSANARIMLEWAMSQGDAVLFLPDQHLGNNTADVLGIPQGQRLILPADVIHGDPGLFIDPETADGKKLFLWPGYCPIHEAFTLNAVRAIRENEPEAKIVVHPECSPAVVRETDGNGSTTFLIKYAEEAPAGSTVYIGTEENLVKRLAARHAGRKTIKPLLSALCEDMGKITIKKLAHTLQTLDTATPVTVSNAIREPAKLALERMLAVCS; encoded by the coding sequence GTGGAAAACGCCAAGGAAACCATTTTTCAGATTAAGGACGCCCTGGGCGACTCCCTGGCCATCCTCGGCCATCACTACCAGTCCGACGATGTCATCGACTGCACGGACATCAGGGGCGACTCCCTGGAACTGGCCCGCAAGATTCACGGCCTGAAAGCCGAACATGTGGTCTTCTGCGGAGTATTCTTCATGGCCGAGTCCGCCGCCATCCTGAGCCGCCCCGGCCAGAAAATCCACATCCCCGACGTCACCGCGTCCTGCCCCATGGCCGACATGGCCGAAGCGGGCCGCGTGCGCAAGACCCTCGACATCCTCGAAGAAAACGGACGCAGAGTGGTCCCGCTGACCTACGTGAACTCCTCCGCCGCCGTGAAGGGCGTCGTGGGGGAACGCGGCGGCTCGGTGTGCACTTCCGCCAACGCCCGGATCATGCTCGAATGGGCCATGTCCCAGGGCGACGCCGTCCTGTTCCTGCCCGACCAGCACCTCGGCAACAACACCGCAGACGTGCTCGGCATCCCCCAGGGGCAACGGCTCATTCTTCCCGCCGATGTCATCCACGGCGACCCCGGCCTGTTCATCGACCCCGAGACCGCCGACGGCAAAAAGCTGTTCCTCTGGCCCGGCTACTGCCCCATCCACGAGGCGTTCACCCTGAACGCCGTGCGCGCCATCCGCGAAAACGAGCCTGAGGCGAAGATCGTGGTCCACCCTGAATGCTCGCCCGCCGTCGTGCGCGAGACGGACGGCAACGGCTCCACCACCTTCCTCATCAAGTATGCGGAAGAGGCTCCGGCCGGGTCCACCGTCTATATCGGCACCGAGGAAAACCTTGTAAAACGCCTTGCCGCCCGGCACGCCGGACGCAAAACCATCAAGCCTCTGCTCTCTGCCCTGTGCGAAGACATGGGCAAAATCACAATCAAAAAACTTGCCCATACCCTGCAAACCCTCGACACAGCCACGCCCGTCACGGTGAGCAACGCCATCAGGGAACCCGCCAAGCTGGCCCTGGAACGAATGCTCGCAGTTTGCTCCTAG
- the nadC gene encoding carboxylating nicotinate-nucleotide diphosphorylase: MPTNIFDDFFQAEARMFLLAAIRIALAEDGSDLTSQGLFTDSDMAQAMIVAKQDTVVAGLPIIPLILEFGGEECQAHLNVDDGETVSEGTMVAALQGPATQILKAERVILNFLCHMSGVANLTAQYVAALKGTGTTLLDTRKTLPCLRFPEKYAVLAGGGKNHRLTLSEMLMLKDNHIDRAGSITEAVHQLKTVYSPCPPIEVECRTIEEVQEACKCDIKRIMLDNMDTETARAALSMIPKTIETEFSGNVSLENIRSIAELGPDYISVGKLTHSAPSSDFSMQFVPLR; this comes from the coding sequence ATGCCTACCAATATTTTCGACGATTTTTTCCAGGCCGAAGCCAGGATGTTCCTGCTGGCCGCCATTCGTATAGCCCTGGCGGAGGACGGCTCCGACCTGACCAGCCAAGGCCTTTTCACCGATTCCGACATGGCCCAGGCCATGATCGTGGCCAAACAGGATACAGTTGTGGCCGGTTTGCCGATCATCCCGCTGATTCTTGAATTCGGCGGCGAGGAATGCCAGGCGCACCTCAATGTGGACGACGGCGAAACCGTATCCGAAGGCACCATGGTGGCGGCCCTGCAAGGCCCGGCCACTCAGATTCTCAAAGCCGAACGGGTCATCCTCAACTTCCTGTGCCACATGTCCGGCGTGGCCAATCTGACCGCGCAGTACGTGGCGGCCCTCAAGGGCACCGGAACCACCTTGCTCGACACTCGCAAGACCCTGCCCTGCCTTCGCTTCCCCGAAAAATACGCGGTGCTGGCCGGCGGCGGCAAAAACCATCGCCTGACCTTGTCCGAAATGCTCATGCTCAAGGACAACCACATCGACCGGGCCGGCTCCATCACCGAAGCCGTGCATCAGCTCAAGACGGTCTATTCACCCTGCCCGCCCATCGAAGTGGAATGCCGGACCATCGAAGAAGTTCAGGAAGCCTGCAAATGCGACATCAAACGCATCATGCTGGACAACATGGACACCGAGACCGCCAGGGCCGCATTGTCCATGATCCCCAAAACCATCGAGACGGAATTCAGCGGCAACGTCTCCCTGGAAAACATCCGCAGCATCGCCGAACTCGGACCGGACTACATTTCAGTGGGCAAACTGACCCACTCGGCGCCCAGTTCCGATTTCAGTATGCAATTCGTGCCGTTGCGATAA
- a CDS encoding COG3650 family protein, which translates to MSKIACIDTFSRSFLFPLAAFILLAAGCSAPSGGPGNELSTHDDSAGKALHGKQSGKSLENLKTFRGLLAVRSEGYFLTLCGTQKALPVLDETAGELQAAMKLFAPDSKEPVFTELLGTSTPSSDALTARELLHASAVGESWGCRERFGEFSFKAMGNEPGWIMKAAPGELSLTTMDSPSPRRFSGVTSAQSGEDAVFTGEDVSLTLTRGVCMDTMSGEQFGWRAEAVVDGTTYRGCAVRGDL; encoded by the coding sequence ATGTCGAAAATCGCTTGCATTGATACCTTTTCCCGCTCTTTTCTGTTTCCGCTGGCCGCATTCATCCTTCTTGCGGCAGGTTGCTCCGCCCCTTCCGGCGGACCTGGCAACGAGCTGTCCACACATGACGATTCTGCCGGGAAAGCGTTGCACGGCAAGCAGTCTGGAAAAAGTCTAGAGAATCTTAAGACTTTTAGGGGGCTCCTCGCGGTCCGCAGTGAAGGCTATTTCCTGACCCTTTGCGGCACTCAAAAAGCCCTGCCCGTCCTGGACGAAACCGCAGGCGAATTACAGGCGGCCATGAAGCTTTTTGCGCCGGATTCCAAGGAGCCCGTTTTCACAGAACTCCTCGGAACCTCGACGCCTTCTTCCGATGCCCTGACCGCCCGCGAACTTCTTCATGCGTCGGCTGTGGGTGAAAGCTGGGGATGCCGCGAACGGTTCGGGGAGTTCTCCTTCAAGGCCATGGGCAACGAGCCGGGATGGATCATGAAGGCCGCGCCCGGAGAGCTGTCGCTGACCACGATGGACTCCCCCTCGCCGCGCCGTTTCTCCGGCGTTACGTCCGCACAGTCCGGCGAAGACGCCGTTTTTACGGGCGAAGACGTCAGCCTGACCCTGACCCGCGGCGTCTGCATGGACACCATGAGCGGAGAACAGTTCGGCTGGCGGGCCGAGGCCGTGGTGGACGGCACTACCTACCGGGGATGCGCTGTCAGGGGCGACCTGTAA
- a CDS encoding protein phosphatase CheZ, which yields MTSNDELVKELMEKVSDQLVASLKGTIAASVEREIAKNLSKALLEGEFYRRVNEDLQSGLKKIYQEVKAARGGTEIKTITADIDPKELFSETSDQLDAVLKTTEKAAVEIIDIVEKLQNLQGSVSSIVKGFESGGVTRESRNRLKEINETLGSDLSNIMVSLSFQDLTGQRIKRIINSIRQIEQIVREVMLSTGLMIRQREAEPEKDFEELSQEAKTEATSKLQGPSEGTNQHDVDDLLASLGLD from the coding sequence ATGACCAGCAATGATGAATTGGTGAAGGAGCTGATGGAAAAGGTCTCCGACCAGCTTGTAGCCAGCCTCAAGGGGACCATAGCCGCTTCCGTGGAAAGAGAAATCGCCAAGAACTTGTCCAAGGCGTTGTTGGAAGGGGAATTCTACCGGAGGGTCAACGAGGACCTGCAAAGCGGCCTCAAGAAAATCTACCAGGAAGTCAAGGCCGCTCGCGGCGGCACCGAGATCAAAACAATTACCGCCGACATCGACCCCAAGGAGCTCTTTTCCGAGACCTCGGACCAGTTGGACGCCGTGCTCAAGACAACGGAAAAGGCGGCCGTGGAGATCATCGACATCGTCGAGAAGCTCCAGAACCTTCAAGGGTCCGTATCCAGCATCGTCAAGGGGTTCGAATCGGGCGGCGTGACCCGCGAAAGCCGGAACAGACTCAAGGAAATCAACGAGACGCTCGGCTCTGATTTGTCCAACATCATGGTTTCCCTGAGCTTCCAAGACCTTACCGGGCAACGCATCAAGCGAATCATCAATTCCATCCGCCAGATCGAACAGATCGTCCGCGAAGTCATGCTCTCCACAGGGCTGATGATCCGTCAGCGGGAAGCGGAGCCGGAAAAGGATTTCGAGGAGCTTTCCCAGGAGGCCAAGACCGAGGCCACTTCCAAGCTTCAGGGACCGTCCGAAGGCACCAACCAGCACGATGTGGACGATCTCCTCGCCTCCCTCGGCCTGGACTGA
- a CDS encoding PilZ domain-containing protein, producing MSEEKRSFSRIQVRLKAQARVMESLDSPQLFTGDAMPQPVSRAEFVKKSKLPEEVATFLAEMDRKLDQIISMLGQDSVKTDFAIPVEVMEISAAGVKFRSRECFDIDAPLEIIIYLSQAPLRLAGSKGRILEQEPDTGLYRFEFVDLRGSDMEAIVQFVFKEQREQIRNSKM from the coding sequence ATGAGTGAAGAGAAACGTTCGTTCTCCAGGATACAGGTCAGGCTGAAGGCCCAGGCCCGGGTCATGGAGTCCCTGGATTCTCCCCAACTCTTCACCGGCGACGCCATGCCGCAGCCGGTCTCCCGGGCCGAGTTCGTCAAGAAGAGCAAACTTCCCGAAGAAGTGGCCACCTTCCTTGCGGAAATGGACCGCAAGCTCGACCAGATCATTTCTATGCTCGGCCAGGACTCGGTCAAGACCGATTTCGCCATCCCCGTGGAGGTCATGGAAATCTCCGCCGCCGGAGTTAAATTCCGGTCCCGGGAGTGCTTCGACATCGACGCCCCCCTGGAGATCATCATCTACCTCAGCCAGGCTCCTCTGCGCCTGGCGGGCAGCAAGGGGCGCATCCTGGAACAGGAGCCCGACACGGGACTCTACCGCTTCGAATTCGTGGACCTGCGCGGCTCCGACATGGAGGCCATCGTGCAATTCGTCTTCAAGGAACAAAGGGAACAGATTCGCAACTCCAAAATGTAG
- the nadB gene encoding L-aspartate oxidase, with protein MNDFRLQSDALIIGSGIAGSVAALTLADQGRDVIIITAGADLKTGNTSLAQGGIVYRNEHDDPRILEKDILTAGWKHNYSRAVRFIARKGPVVLKELFLEKYKIPFNQRKPGDWYLTREGGHSMARILYCDDHTGRNIMEVLSDAVEKHPNIRVLTQRTAIDLLTTQHHARHLDFKYNLSNQCVGAYVYNDQVGKVETIMSKYTLLATGGIGQIYLHTTNTTGSIGSGLAMAFRAGTRLMNCEYVQFHPTALYGGTKRGERRFLVSEAVRGEGAVLVDSRGERFMPRHDPRADLAPRDIVTRAIMEEMLNTDNDCVYLDCSGIKQDVNKRFPTISERCRKMGIDMASEPVPVVPAAHYFCGGILVDHRARTTLDQLYAAGECSCTGVHGANRLASTSLLEGMLWGYSAGQDMAMRLNRSSSLPRKLLDSIPDWVPHGVHDEDPALIAQDWANIRNTMWNYVGVTRTSNRLNRAYVDLHKLTKNLQDFYRETELSKSIIDLFHGSQTAYIITQAALRNQKTVGCHHRID; from the coding sequence ATGAACGATTTCCGACTGCAATCCGACGCTTTAATCATCGGTTCCGGCATCGCCGGTTCCGTAGCCGCCCTCACCCTGGCCGACCAGGGGCGCGACGTCATCATCATCACTGCCGGGGCCGACCTGAAAACCGGCAACACTTCCCTCGCGCAAGGGGGCATCGTCTATCGCAACGAGCACGACGACCCCAGGATACTGGAAAAGGACATCCTTACTGCGGGCTGGAAACACAACTATTCCCGCGCGGTGCGTTTCATCGCCCGCAAGGGGCCGGTTGTCCTGAAAGAACTCTTCCTCGAAAAATACAAAATTCCCTTCAACCAGCGCAAACCTGGCGACTGGTACCTGACCCGCGAAGGCGGCCACTCAATGGCGCGCATCCTCTACTGCGACGACCACACCGGCCGCAACATCATGGAAGTGCTTTCCGACGCCGTCGAGAAGCACCCCAACATTCGCGTGCTGACCCAGCGCACCGCCATCGACCTGTTGACCACCCAACACCACGCCCGGCACCTGGACTTCAAGTACAACCTGTCCAACCAGTGCGTCGGCGCTTACGTCTACAACGACCAGGTGGGCAAGGTCGAAACCATCATGTCCAAGTACACCCTGCTGGCCACCGGCGGCATCGGGCAGATTTACCTGCATACGACCAACACCACAGGCTCCATCGGCTCGGGGCTGGCCATGGCCTTCCGCGCCGGGACCAGGCTGATGAATTGCGAGTACGTGCAGTTTCATCCCACCGCCCTGTACGGCGGCACCAAACGCGGCGAACGCCGCTTCCTGGTGTCAGAAGCCGTGCGCGGCGAGGGCGCCGTACTGGTCGACTCACGCGGCGAACGGTTCATGCCCCGCCACGATCCCCGGGCCGACCTGGCTCCCCGCGACATCGTCACCAGGGCCATCATGGAAGAAATGCTGAACACGGACAACGACTGCGTCTACCTGGACTGTTCAGGGATTAAGCAGGACGTCAACAAGCGCTTCCCGACCATTTCCGAAAGATGCCGCAAAATGGGCATCGACATGGCTTCGGAACCGGTTCCCGTGGTCCCGGCGGCACACTATTTCTGCGGCGGCATCCTGGTGGACCACAGGGCGCGCACGACTCTGGACCAGCTCTACGCCGCCGGGGAATGCAGTTGCACCGGCGTTCACGGAGCCAACCGGCTGGCCAGCACCTCGCTGCTTGAGGGAATGCTTTGGGGATATTCCGCCGGACAGGACATGGCCATGCGCCTCAACCGGAGTTCAAGCCTGCCCCGCAAGCTCCTCGACTCCATTCCGGACTGGGTTCCCCACGGCGTCCACGACGAGGACCCGGCCCTTATCGCGCAGGACTGGGCCAATATCCGCAACACCATGTGGAATTATGTGGGAGTCACCCGCACGAGCAACCGCTTGAACCGCGCCTATGTGGACCTGCACAAGCTGACCAAGAATCTCCAGGACTTCTACCGCGAAACGGAATTGAGCAAATCCATCATCGATCTCTTCCACGGTTCCCAGACGGCCTACATCATCACCCAGGCCGCCCTGCGCAACCAAAAAACAGTAGGATGCCATCACCGCATCGACTAG
- a CDS encoding TrkH family potassium uptake protein, translating to MRWRYVLHVIGALVACVGLTMALPLAWGLYYGDGTAAPLGLSMAITVSLGGSAFLVFRHSSHKTSIMTHREGMAIVALGWFAAGAFGGLPFYLGGIFESVVDCVFESLSGFSTTGSSVLADIESVPRGLLFWRSLTHWLGGMGIIVLSLAILPFLGVGGMQLYKAEVPGPSPDKLKPRIKDTAMTLWKVYVLFSALETVLLMFGGMDLFDALCHTFGTMATGGFSTRNASVAGFDSAYIDYVITVFMLIAGVNFSLHYLLLKWKPSAMLKDPEFRVFACMVFVFIIILTTTVLIAGNYDNPADAVRYTSFQVASILTTTGFATADYELWPGLAQAILLLCMFVGGCAGSTGGGMKVMRIMLLFKQSYQELFRLIHPRSVSHVKMGHTVVKDDVIRGVWGFAFLWVGLLILAAFVVAATGVDVVTSLAASLACIGNIGPGIGGVGPTDNFAWMPDAAKWVLTFCMVLGRLEIYTVIILFVPEFWRK from the coding sequence ATGCGTTGGCGCTATGTGCTGCACGTCATCGGGGCGTTGGTGGCCTGTGTCGGACTTACCATGGCCCTGCCTTTGGCGTGGGGGCTGTACTATGGCGACGGCACTGCGGCCCCCCTGGGCCTGTCGATGGCCATTACGGTTTCGTTGGGCGGATCGGCCTTCCTGGTTTTTCGTCACAGCTCGCACAAGACTTCGATCATGACCCACCGCGAAGGCATGGCCATCGTGGCGCTCGGCTGGTTTGCGGCCGGGGCGTTCGGGGGGCTTCCGTTTTATCTGGGCGGGATTTTCGAGTCGGTTGTGGACTGCGTTTTCGAATCCCTGTCCGGGTTCAGCACCACCGGGTCGTCCGTGCTCGCCGATATCGAGTCCGTGCCGCGCGGGTTGCTTTTCTGGCGCAGCCTGACCCACTGGCTCGGCGGCATGGGCATTATCGTTCTTTCCCTGGCTATTCTGCCGTTTCTGGGCGTGGGCGGAATGCAGCTCTACAAGGCCGAGGTGCCCGGTCCTTCGCCGGACAAGCTCAAGCCGCGCATCAAGGATACGGCCATGACCTTGTGGAAGGTCTATGTCCTGTTCAGCGCGCTCGAAACCGTGTTGCTCATGTTCGGCGGCATGGATCTCTTCGACGCCTTGTGCCACACCTTCGGGACCATGGCCACGGGCGGGTTCTCCACCCGGAATGCCTCTGTGGCCGGCTTCGACAGCGCCTACATCGACTATGTCATTACCGTGTTCATGCTCATTGCGGGCGTGAACTTTTCGTTGCACTATCTGCTGCTTAAATGGAAGCCGTCGGCCATGCTCAAGGACCCGGAATTTCGTGTCTTTGCGTGCATGGTATTTGTTTTTATCATTATTCTGACAACGACAGTGCTCATTGCAGGCAACTACGACAACCCGGCCGACGCGGTGCGCTACACCTCGTTCCAGGTAGCCTCCATCCTGACCACCACGGGATTCGCCACGGCGGATTATGAATTATGGCCCGGCCTGGCTCAGGCCATCCTGCTGCTTTGCATGTTCGTGGGCGGGTGCGCAGGGTCGACGGGCGGCGGCATGAAGGTCATGCGCATCATGCTGTTGTTCAAACAGTCCTACCAGGAATTGTTCCGGCTCATTCACCCGCGCTCCGTGAGCCATGTGAAAATGGGGCATACCGTGGTCAAGGACGACGTCATCAGAGGCGTCTGGGGCTTCGCCTTCCTCTGGGTCGGGCTGTTGATTCTGGCCGCTTTCGTGGTCGCCGCCACCGGCGTGGACGTGGTCACATCCCTGGCTGCTTCCCTGGCTTGCATCGGAAACATCGGTCCCGGTATCGGCGGGGTGGGACCGACGGACAATTTCGCCTGGATGCCGGACGCGGCCAAGTGGGTCCTGACGTTCTGCATGGTCCTGGGACGTCTGGAAATCTATACCGTCATCATCCTCTTCGTTCCTGAATTCTGGCGCAAGTAG
- a CDS encoding PLD nuclease N-terminal domain-containing protein, with protein MFADFSALTPTQWAIVLVAVGACFTFSAWAILDVWKRHFESSTEKSLWMQICIFIPILGALTYLFLGRKRGSLQ; from the coding sequence ATGTTCGCAGACTTCTCGGCCCTGACCCCGACCCAGTGGGCCATCGTGCTGGTCGCCGTCGGCGCCTGCTTTACCTTCAGCGCGTGGGCGATTCTGGACGTCTGGAAACGGCACTTCGAATCCTCGACGGAAAAAAGCCTGTGGATGCAGATCTGCATTTTCATTCCCATTCTCGGCGCTCTGACGTATCTTTTCCTCGGCAGAAAAAGAGGGAGCTTGCAATGA
- the mgtE gene encoding magnesium transporter, with translation MSVKENEEKITRPVDEMDGLSGVDFDQHPADAAETIEGLDIADQVKFIKQLPIKDAAESIAEMDDLDQKALISNLNRGLAARIVEEMAPDDATDLLDGLSDDLQKALLSRVAAEDRAELKTLLTFDPDTAGGVMNTEVVILDQDLNADEAVAKIREEVEDKEIPYYAYLVDKKDRLVGVVSLRDLMLAKRGAFLKDLVKTQNLITVGYNEDKEEVAHLIARYNLLALPVVDFGNRLLGVVTVDDVIDIIHEEASEDMQAMVGAGADETTDSPWSYSVRMRLPWLILNMIFSAISAWVVHLFEGNIAQMAVLAVLMPVVANQAGNTGQQALAVMIRQLAMERFDRKRAWIAVLRELRIGFMNGMIISMLVFCVVLLVTHKPLLAGVMGVALCVDMLLGALAGASIPLLLKELGRDPAQASSIFLTTITDSMGFLVLLGLAGMVLLR, from the coding sequence ATGAGCGTAAAAGAAAACGAGGAAAAAATCACTCGTCCGGTCGATGAGATGGACGGCCTGTCCGGCGTGGATTTCGATCAGCACCCCGCTGACGCAGCCGAGACTATCGAAGGCCTGGACATCGCCGATCAGGTCAAGTTCATCAAACAGTTGCCCATCAAGGACGCGGCTGAGTCCATCGCGGAGATGGACGACCTCGACCAGAAAGCGCTCATCAGCAACCTGAACCGGGGGCTGGCAGCCCGCATCGTCGAGGAGATGGCCCCGGACGACGCCACCGACCTTCTGGACGGTTTGAGCGACGACTTGCAGAAGGCGCTGCTCAGCCGCGTGGCTGCCGAGGATCGCGCGGAGCTGAAGACGCTCCTGACGTTCGATCCGGACACTGCGGGCGGCGTCATGAACACCGAGGTGGTCATCCTCGACCAGGACTTGAATGCGGACGAAGCCGTGGCCAAGATTCGCGAGGAGGTCGAGGACAAGGAAATTCCTTACTACGCCTACCTTGTGGACAAGAAGGACCGGCTGGTGGGCGTTGTCTCCCTGCGTGACCTCATGCTCGCCAAGCGCGGGGCCTTCCTCAAGGACCTGGTCAAGACCCAGAATCTCATTACCGTGGGCTACAATGAAGACAAGGAAGAAGTAGCCCACCTCATCGCCCGATATAATCTCCTGGCCCTGCCCGTGGTGGATTTCGGCAATCGCCTGCTCGGCGTCGTTACCGTCGACGACGTCATCGACATCATCCATGAAGAGGCATCCGAGGACATGCAGGCAATGGTCGGCGCGGGCGCGGATGAAACCACGGATTCGCCGTGGTCCTATTCGGTCCGTATGCGTCTGCCCTGGCTCATCCTCAACATGATTTTTTCCGCTATTTCCGCCTGGGTGGTCCATCTTTTCGAAGGCAACATCGCCCAGATGGCGGTGCTTGCCGTTCTCATGCCCGTTGTCGCCAACCAGGCGGGCAACACCGGCCAGCAGGCCCTGGCCGTCATGATCCGTCAACTGGCCATGGAGCGTTTCGACCGCAAGCGGGCGTGGATAGCCGTGCTGCGCGAACTGCGCATCGGATTCATGAACGGCATGATTATCTCGATGCTGGTATTCTGCGTGGTCCTCCTGGTTACCCACAAACCGTTGCTGGCGGGGGTCATGGGGGTGGCTCTCTGTGTGGACATGTTGCTCGGAGCGCTCGCCGGAGCGTCCATTCCTCTCCTGCTCAAGGAGTTGGGGCGCGATCCGGCCCAGGCGTCGAGCATCTTCCTGACCACCATCACCGACTCCATGGGCTTCCTGGTCCTGCTCGGCCTGGCCGGGATGGTTCTGCTGAGATGA